A window of the Salvelinus alpinus chromosome 3, SLU_Salpinus.1, whole genome shotgun sequence genome harbors these coding sequences:
- the mkks gene encoding molecular chaperone MKKS produces MSRVTKKASSVCTDSPLSMSEVCRKMTLMRQILTSCFGPNGRLKQVRNNVGGHVLTTSTSTSLLQAVSSSEPLLKLITASILNHLSRFSDCGLYTGILCFSLIDHVQKSGLRPSVAIKINKQLLEVCTSFLNQEDCGCKVNVDFNSCQSLMTLARSVISSKPACVLTEGEQQHISMLAVHAFLLTVPCGDTPGSPDRVRLGRTVTVSIEGQFVLDSAVFPGLLVNVPDMQLHPTDSERTRRGPGPFRLALFTVSLSGDLSEFGEGSLEVHCGAPDPEDLILDELLKLGEQAVTDQVEVFMCQRVIHPVLQHYLSRHGVLVVERLGIALIQPIVQMTGAQAVALYQTPIPPEAYGQVKGCCVRTVGSRQMLHLLPPGEPAPAVCTMVLCHRNDTMLNELKAACQRAEHVLRLTLRDPVALLGGGCTETHMATYINNKGTTEAAEAALSLGVSQSQYLLGLNGFCSSLETVALALEHDGGTSLVDLTYAHHWSVPQGEAIHSGTVLQGEGLQPGDGGEVPATCGCGLVERSGRPGLELEWTPLNTRYPLRPAPLVVGKDTTPQLRVLDSFTAKLNALQVAVEMANVVLDIRYVIQDVN; encoded by the exons ATGTCTCGAGTTACCAAGAAAGCGTCATCTGTCTGTACAGACAGCCCACTGAGCATGAGTGAAGTCTGTCGGAAGATGACACTGATGAGACAGATCCTCACGTCTTGTTTCGGACCCAATGGCAGACTGAAACAAGTCCGTAACAACGTTGGTGGACACGTCctgaccacctccacctctacatccCTACTTCAAGCTGTTTCCTCATCGGAGCCCTTACTCAAACTTATAACTGCCTCCATCCTAAACCACCTGTCTCGGTTCAGTGACTGTGGTCTGTACACTGGCATCCTCTGTTTTTCCCTCATTGACCATGTCCAGAAGTCAGGCTTGAGACCAAGTGTTGCCATCAAAATCAACAAACAACTATTGGAGGTTTGCACCAGTTTCCTCAACCAGGAGGACTGTGGCTGTAAAGTGAATGTCGATTTCAACAGCTGCCAGAGCTTGATGACACTAGCCAGGAGTGTCATCTCTAGCAAACCTGCCTGTGTGTTGACTGAGGGCGAACAACAGCATATCAGCATGTTGGCTGTCcatgcctttctactgactgtccCCTGTGGTGACACCCCGGGCTCCCCAGACAGAGTCCGTCTTGGTAGGACTGTGACTGTCTCTATCGAGGGACAGTTTGTGCTAGATTCTGCAGTGTTTCCAGGTCTTCTGGTGAATGTCCCAGACATGCAGCTTCACCCCACAGACTCGGAGAGAACCAGACGGGGGCCCGGTCCCTTCCGACTGGCCCTGTTCACGGTGTCTCTCTCAGGGGATCTATCTGAGTTCGGAGAGGGGTCCCTGGAG GTGCACTGTGGAGCCCCTGACCCAGAAGACCTAATCCTGGATGAGTTACTGAAGCTGGGAGAGCAGGCAGTTACAGACCAGGTGGAGGTGTTTATGTGTCAGAGAGTAATACACCCTGTACTGCAGCATTACCTCTCGAGGCACGGGGTCTTGGTGGTAGAGAGACTCGGCATTGCACTCATCCAGCCCATTGTTCAAATGACAG GTGCTCAAGCAGTGGCATTGTACCAGACTCCTATCCCTCCTGAGGCCTATGGCCAGGTGAAAGGCTGCTGTGTCAGGACCGTTGGATCCAGACAGATGCTGCATCTCCTTCCACCTGGGGAACCAGCACCAGCTGTCTGCACTATGGTCCTCTGCCACAGGAACGACACCATGCTCAACGAACTGAAG GCTGCGTGTCAGAGGGCAGAGCATGTGTTGAGGCTGACCCTGAGAGACCCAGTAGCTCTGCTGGGAGGAGGATGCACTGAGACACACATGGCAACCTACATCAATAACAAG GGCACTACTGAAGCAGCGGAGGCAGCGTTATCCCTGGGAGTCTCCCAGTCTCAGTACCTACTGGGACTGAACGGGTTCTGCTCCTCCCTGGAGACCGTAGCCTTGGCCCTGGAGCACGATGGAGGAACCAGCCTCGTAGACCTCACCTACGCCCACCACTGGTCTGTGCCCCAAGGAGAGGCTATTCATTCGGGTACTGTGCTCCAGGGAGAGGGACTCCAGCCGGGGGATGGAGGTGAGGTTCCAGCCACCTGTGGCTGCGGCCTGGTGGAGAGGAGCGGCAGGCCTGGGCTGGAGCTGGAGTGGACCCCCCTCAACACCAG